A genome region from Columba livia isolate bColLiv1 breed racing homer chromosome 2, bColLiv1.pat.W.v2, whole genome shotgun sequence includes the following:
- the LOC102094610 gene encoding heterochromatin-associated protein MENT, whose translation MESLSVSTNSFTLDLYKKLNETSKCQNIFFSPWSIATALAMVYLGARGDTATQMAEVLHFNQTAGEEGSSETERPLGRPKKRKMDPEHNQAENIHSAFKELLSAINKPRSTYLLKSANQLYEEKTCPLLPRFLQLITNYYNAKPQAVNFKTAAEQARVLINSWVENETERKIQNLLPAGSLNSRTVLVLVNAIYFKGNWKKKFLEENTSEMPFRLSKTKTKPVQMMFLRDTFLILHETTMKFKIIELPYVENELSMFVLLPDDIHDNTTGLELVERELTYEKLAEWTKSDSMMKAEVDLYLPKLKLEENYDLKSTLSSMGIRKAFDPTQADFTGMSAKKDLFISKVIHKAFVEVSEEGTEAAAATGVLMLRSKAPIMTFKADHPFLFFIKHNKSQTILFFGRLCSP comes from the exons ATGGAGTCTCTCTCAGTGTCAACCAACAGCTTCACTCTGGACCTTTACAAAAAGCTGAATGAAACTTCCAAATGCCAAAacatcttcttttctccttggaGTATTGCAACTGCTCTTGCCATGGTCTACCTGGGTGCAAGAGGTGACACTGCAACCCAGATGGCTGAG GTTCTTCATTTTAACCAGACTGCAGGAGAAGAAGGTTCATCTGAGACAGAAAGGCCTTTGGGGAGACcgaagaaaagaaagatg GATCCTGAGCACAATCAAGCTGAAAACATCCACTCTGCTTTCAAAGAGCTCCTGTCTGCCATCAACAAACCCAGAAGCACCTACTTGTTGAAGAGTGCCAACCAATTGTATGAGGAAAAGACCTGCCCATTACTACCT AGATTCTTACAGCTCATTACAAACTATTACAATGCAAAGCCACAAGCTGTAAACTTTAAGACAGCTGCAGAACAAGCCAGAGTGCTCATCAATTCATGGGTTGAAAATGAAACTGAGA GGAAAATCCAGAATCTGCTGCCTGCAGGATCTCTCAATTCTCGCACTGTACTGGTCTTAGTAAATGCCATTTACTTCAaaggaaactggaaaaagaaatttctgGAGGAAAATACTTCTGAGATGCCCTTCAGATTAAGCAAG ACCAAGACTAAGCCAGTACAGATGATGTTTCTGAGAGATACATTTTTGATACTCCATGAAACAACCATGAAATTCAAAATCATTGAGCTGCCATATGTGGAAAATGAACTCAGCATGTTCGTCCTCCTACCAGATGACATCCATGATAACACTACTGGTCTGGAGCTG GTTGAAAGAGAGCTGACCTATGAGAAACTGGCTGAATGGACCAAATCAGACAGCATGATGAAAGCTGAAGTGGATCTGTACCTGCCCAAATTGAAGCTGGAAGAGAATTATGACCTTAAATCCACTTTGAGCAGCATGGGGATACGGAAGGCTTTTGACCCCACTCAAGCTGATTTCACAGGCATGTCAGCTAAGAAGGATCTTTTTATCTCAAAAGTTATTCACAAAGCTTTTGTggaggtcagtgaagaaggtactgaggcagcagctgccacaggTGTCCTCATGCTGAGATCAAAAGCACCAATAATGACTTTTAAAGCTGATcaccctttcctcttcttcatcaAACACAACAAGTCACAAACCATCCTCTTCTTTGGCAGACTCTGCTCACCCTAG
- the LOC102094432 gene encoding heterochromatin-associated protein MENT codes for MELVSTSIGNFTIDLFKKVNETNKGKNIFFSPWSISTALALTYLGAKGDTATEMAEVLHFVPAAGAEGSSSVARPCRGKPKKRKMDPEYQQTEDIHSGFKELLTVINKPRSTYSLRSANRIYVEKTLPLLPTYIQLSKKYYKAEPQKVNFKTAHEQVRKEINAWVETQTEGKIKDLLPLPETVTALTRLILVNAIYFKADWEKKFQANNTKTQPFRLSKRNTKPVEMMYMRATFPVLIMEKMNFKMIELPYVKRELSMFILLPDDIRDSTTGLEQLERELTYEKLSEWTDSKKMTETLVDLYLPKFKMEEKYDLGDNLIDMGMGAAFGHDADFSGMVAKGDVHISKVLHKSFVAVDEKGTEAAAATAVIISVTSAPINHVLEIKIDHPFHFFIRHNASKSILFFGRFCCPP; via the exons ATGGAACTGGTGTCGACATCAATTGGCAATTTTACAATTGATCTTTTCAAGAAGGTGAATGAGACCAATAAGGGCAAAAACATATTCTTTTCCCCTTGGAGTATATCAACTGCTCTGGCTCTGACGTACCTGGGTGCAAAAGGCGATACAGCAACAGAGATGGCAGAG GTTCTTCATTTtgttccagcagcaggagctgaaggATCTTCTTCTGTGGCCAGACCTTGTCGGGGGaaaccaaagaaaagaaaaatg GATCCTGAGTACCAGCAAACTGAAGATATCCATTCTGGCTTCAAAGAGCTCCTTACTGTCATCAACAAACCCAGAAGCACCTATTCACTGAGAAGTGCCAACCGCATCTATGTGGAAAAAACCCTTCCATTATTACCT ACATACATACAGCTCAGTAAGAAGTACTACAAAGCAGAGCCACAGAAGGTTAACTTTAAGACAGCACATGAACAAGTCAGAAAGGAAATCAATGCTTGGGTTGAAACTCAAACTGAGG GCAAAATCAAGGATTTGCTGCCTTTGCCGGAGACAGTAACCGCTCTCACCAGGCTGATCCTGGTAAATGCTATTTACTTCAAGGCAGACTGGGAAAAGAAATTTCAGGCAAATAATACAAAAACGCAACCTTTCCGACTGAGCAAG AGAAACACCAAGCCTGTGGAGATGATGTACATGAGAGCTACATTTCCAGTTCTCATcatggaaaaaatgaatttcaaaatgATTGAGTTGCCGTATGTGAAACGTGAACTCAGTATGTTCATCCTCCTTCCCGATGACATCAGAGACAGCACTACGGGTCTTGAACAG CTGGAAAGAGAACTGACGTATGAGAAGCTGTCTGAATGGACTGACTCCAAGAAGATGACCGAAACTCTTGTGGATCTGTACCTACCTAAGTTCAAAATGGAGGAGAAATATGACCTCGGTGATAATCTGATCGACATGGGAATGGGCGCTGCCTTCGGTCACGATGCTGACTTCAGCGGAATGGTTGCGAAGGGTGATGTGCATATCTCCAAAGTTTTGCACAAGTCTTTTGTTGCAGTTGATGAGAAAGGCACTgaggcagctgctgctactgctgTAATTATATCAGTAACAAGTGCACCTATTAACCATGTTCTGGAAATTAAGATTGACCACCCCTTCCACTTCTTCATTAGACACAATGCATCCAAGAGCATCCTCTTTTTTGGCAGATTCTGCTGTCCCCCATAA
- the LOC102094252 gene encoding serpin B10-like isoform X2, whose amino-acid sequence MQVYSRTEERLSNRCACFQKTEIGKSDNIHAGFKALNFEINQPTKNYLLTSVNQLYGEKTLPFSKEYLQLAKKYYNAEPQSVDFVGAADEIRREINSRVEQQTEGKIQNMLPPGSIDSLTRLVLINALYFKGNWATKFDAEATRQRPFRLNTHTTKPVPMMHLSDKLNWTYIESIQVDVLELPYVNNDLSMFILLPSDITGLQKLERELTFENLSAWTSPELMEKTKIEVYLPRFTLEEKYDLKSTLSRMGIQDAFTKGQADFTGMSEKGELFLSQVFHNCFLEVNEEGTEAAAASSAALASRSLGAAVIFVADHPFLFFIRHNKTKSILFLGRFSSP is encoded by the exons ATGCAAGTCTATTCCAGAACAGAAGAGCGTCTATCAAATCGATGTGCTTGTTTCCAGAAG aCAGAAATTGGCAAATCAGATAATATCCATGCTGGGTTTAAAGCACTCAACTTTGAAATCAACCAACCCACTAAAAATTACCTGCTTACAAGTGTCAACCAGTTATATGGAGAAAAAACATTGCCTTTCAGTAAG GAATACCTACAGTTAGCCAAGAAATACTACAATGCAGAGCCACAATCCGTTGACTTTGTGGGAGCTGCAGATGAAATCAGAAGAGAGATCAATTCCAGGGTCGAACAACAGACTGAAG gTAAAATCCAAAATATGCTGCCTCCTGGATCTATAGATTCGCTCACAAGACTGGTCCTGATAAATGCACTCTACTTTAAAGGAAACTGGGCAACAAAGTTTGATGCTGAAGCTACCAGGCAAAGGCCTTTCAGATTAAATACG CATACAACTAAGCCAGTGCCAATGATGCACCTGAGTGATAAATTAAACTGGACCTACATAGAATCAATCCAGGTTGATGTTCTTGAGCTTCCATACGTCAATAATGACCTCAGCATGTTTATCCTGTTACCAAGTGACATCACTGGCCTACAAAAG CTAGAAAGAGAATTGACCTTCGAAAACTTGTCTGCATGGACCAGCCCAGAAttaatggagaaaacaaaaattgagGTTTATCTGCCCAGATTCACGTTAGAAGAGAAATACGACCTCAAATCTACTTTGAGCAGGATGGGGATACAAGATGCCTTCACTAAAGGTCAAGCTGATTTCACAGGAATGTCAGAGAAAGGAGAGCTGTTTTTGTCGCAAGTTTTTCACAATTGTTTTCTAGAAGTAAATGAAGAAggcacagaggcagcagctgccagttCAGCAGCACTGGCATCACGAAGTCTTGGtgctgctgttatttttgtAGCAGATcaccctttcctcttctttatcAGGCACAACAAGACCAAGAGTATCCTCTTCTTGGGAAGGTTCTCTTCCCCCTAG